A part of Vespertiliibacter pulmonis genomic DNA contains:
- a CDS encoding RidA family protein: MIKRFQVGDRLSEMAIYNNVAYLAGQIPEDDSQDMYGQTKQVLAEIDKWLAQAGTDKSRILMAQIFVANMLEFDEMNRAWDEWVAKDNAPPRAAVEARLANPNWKVEIIVTAAI; the protein is encoded by the coding sequence ATGATTAAACGCTTTCAAGTTGGCGATCGCTTATCCGAAATGGCAATTTACAATAATGTTGCCTACCTCGCAGGGCAAATCCCTGAAGATGATTCACAAGATATGTATGGACAAACCAAACAAGTATTAGCTGAAATAGACAAATGGCTAGCACAAGCAGGTACAGATAAAAGCCGTATTCTGATGGCACAGATTTTTGTGGCTAATATGTTAGAGTTTGACGAAATGAATAGGGCCTGGGACGAATGGGTCGCAAAAGATAATGCACCACCCCGTGCAGCAGTAGAGGCTAGACTTGCTAATCCAAATTGGAAAGTAGAAATTATCGTAACCGCTGCAATTTAG
- the rlmE gene encoding 23S rRNA (uridine(2552)-2'-O)-methyltransferase RlmE, translating to MGKKRSASSSRWLAEHFKDQFVQKAHKQKLRSRAYFKLDEIQQSDRLFKHGMTVVDLGAAPGGWSQYVVTQIGNKGRVIACDILEMNPIAGVDFLQGDFREENVLNALLERVGEEKVDVVMSDMAPNFSGMPSVDIPRAMYLVELALDMCRQVLALKGSFVVKVFQGEGFDDYLREIRSLFNVVKVRKPEASRGRSREVYIVATGYKG from the coding sequence ATGGGTAAAAAACGCAGTGCGAGTTCATCGAGGTGGCTTGCAGAACATTTTAAAGATCAGTTTGTGCAGAAGGCACATAAACAGAAATTGCGTTCTCGAGCATATTTCAAATTAGATGAAATTCAACAAAGTGATCGATTGTTTAAACACGGAATGACGGTGGTAGATCTGGGGGCAGCTCCAGGTGGTTGGTCGCAATATGTTGTAACCCAAATTGGGAATAAAGGGCGAGTGATTGCGTGTGATATTTTAGAAATGAACCCAATTGCAGGGGTTGATTTTTTACAGGGTGATTTTCGTGAAGAAAATGTCTTGAACGCCTTACTTGAGCGAGTAGGGGAAGAGAAGGTTGATGTTGTGATGTCTGATATGGCGCCTAATTTTAGTGGAATGCCATCAGTAGATATTCCCCGAGCGATGTATTTAGTGGAATTAGCGTTAGATATGTGTCGCCAAGTATTAGCACTAAAAGGCAGTTTTGTTGTCAAAGTGTTCCAAGGAGAAGGATTTGATGATTATTTACGAGAAATTCGTTCGCTGTTTAATGTAGTGAAAGTGCGTAAACCAGAGGCTTCTCGTGGGCGTTCTCGTGAAGTTTATATTGTTGCTACGGGTTATAAAGGATAA
- a CDS encoding transcriptional regulator GcvA: protein MSHKKLPPLNALKAFESAARHLNFTKAAEELFVTQAAVSHQIKLLEDFLNVQLFHRRNRLLELTELGSQYFDEIRPLLGQMATATERIRLKNGRQILTISVPQTFGMHWLVPRLNDFHKKFPDIEVRIKGVDQDEGLLGKEIDVAIYYGSGNWQNVESVRLTESPLVILASPKFLEKNPLNKPEDLIGKTLLHVFSRNKWKRVVENFGLQEQIDVDEIGSLFSHTFMALQATMHQQGVAVANKLIAQHELEQGNLVEPFPTGLNDEKSFYVVYPPKAIDESEKVKYFVQWIIEEMQKNH, encoded by the coding sequence ATGAGTCATAAAAAATTACCCCCACTTAATGCATTAAAAGCATTTGAATCTGCAGCTCGCCATTTAAATTTTACTAAAGCGGCGGAAGAGTTATTTGTTACACAAGCGGCTGTTAGTCATCAAATTAAATTATTGGAAGATTTTCTTAATGTACAGTTATTCCATCGCCGTAATCGATTGTTGGAATTAACTGAACTAGGATCGCAATATTTTGATGAGATCCGACCGCTATTAGGGCAAATGGCAACGGCAACTGAACGGATTCGTTTAAAAAATGGGCGTCAAATTTTAACAATTAGTGTGCCACAAACATTTGGAATGCACTGGCTTGTTCCACGTTTGAACGATTTTCATAAAAAATTTCCTGATATTGAAGTTCGAATTAAAGGTGTGGATCAAGATGAAGGGTTGTTAGGAAAAGAGATAGATGTTGCAATTTATTATGGATCAGGAAATTGGCAGAATGTAGAATCGGTTCGTTTAACGGAATCACCTTTAGTTATTTTGGCATCGCCTAAATTTTTAGAAAAAAATCCATTAAATAAGCCTGAAGATCTGATCGGTAAAACACTATTGCACGTTTTTAGTCGTAATAAATGGAAAAGAGTCGTAGAAAATTTTGGTTTACAAGAGCAAATAGATGTTGATGAAATAGGATCGCTATTTAGCCATACATTTATGGCATTGCAAGCAACGATGCATCAGCAGGGAGTTGCAGTTGCTAATAAATTGATTGCACAGCACGAATTAGAGCAGGGTAATCTTGTTGAACCTTTCCCTACAGGGCTAAACGATGAAAAATCGTTCTATGTGGTTTATCCGCCTAAAGCAATAGATGAGAGTGAAAAAGTAAAATATTTCGTACAATGGATTATTGAAGAAATGCAGAAAAATCATTAA
- a CDS encoding exoribonuclease II → MFQNNPLLAQLKQQIEANKEYVEGVVKASDKSYGFLECDKESFFISPPEMKKVMHGDKVKAVVKREGDKAQVEIDSLIEPMLERFIARVKFNKDGKLLLAVDHPNIKNLISANTHKSITDPLSENDWVVAKLKTHPLRDDRFLFAQVTQLICKAEDNFAPWWVTLARHEQPREPVKSEESYQLHDELEREDLSSLYFTTIDSPSTQDMDDALYIEPVEQNGDQTGWRLVVAIADPTAYIPINSEIEKSARQRCFTNYLPGFNIPMLPRELSDELCSLVPNEKRPALVAYIETDLAGNVLKEATFSSAWVESKAKLAYNAVSDYLEQQPNAWQPTNQNEKQQIDWLHQFTLARIDWRKKNALLFKEQGDYSFELNEDGSVKNIHVEYRRIANQIIEESMILSNICAAQYLEKYAQTGIFNTHLGFDPKNLENAKTFLLDTLATDQNRSELSERYAPERLATLEGYCEMRRDIDQFSENFLEMRLRRYLTFAEFKNSSAPHLGLGISHYATWTSPIRKYGDMVNHRLIKQILLNQQITPVEENILDRLQEARKQNRMVERDIADWLYACYLSPKVAENIEFEGEIHDVSRGGIRVKILENGASLFVPFSTIHPNKDEMQFNPEHIALFINGEKRYQIGQAVKVKLKEVRIETRSIVGELVI, encoded by the coding sequence ATGTTTCAAAATAATCCTCTTTTAGCTCAACTTAAACAACAAATTGAAGCAAATAAAGAATATGTAGAAGGTGTCGTTAAAGCCTCTGATAAAAGTTATGGTTTTTTAGAGTGCGATAAAGAGAGCTTTTTTATTTCGCCTCCCGAGATGAAAAAAGTAATGCACGGCGATAAAGTAAAAGCAGTAGTAAAACGAGAAGGTGATAAAGCTCAAGTTGAAATTGACTCACTAATTGAGCCAATGCTTGAACGTTTTATTGCTCGAGTAAAATTCAATAAAGATGGAAAACTTCTATTAGCGGTCGATCACCCAAATATTAAAAATTTGATTTCTGCTAATACCCACAAAAGTATCACTGATCCATTATCTGAAAATGATTGGGTTGTGGCAAAATTAAAAACTCATCCACTTCGAGATGATCGTTTTTTATTTGCACAAGTAACCCAATTAATTTGTAAAGCTGAGGATAATTTTGCTCCGTGGTGGGTAACATTAGCTCGCCACGAGCAACCTCGTGAGCCTGTAAAAAGTGAAGAAAGCTATCAACTTCACGATGAACTAGAACGAGAAGATCTTTCATCTCTCTACTTCACAACTATTGATTCACCGAGTACGCAAGATATGGACGATGCGCTTTATATTGAGCCAGTTGAGCAAAATGGGGATCAAACAGGTTGGCGTTTAGTTGTCGCTATTGCTGATCCAACCGCTTATATTCCTATTAATTCTGAGATTGAAAAGTCAGCACGCCAACGTTGCTTTACTAATTATCTACCTGGATTTAACATTCCAATGTTGCCAAGAGAATTATCTGATGAACTCTGCTCTCTCGTACCAAATGAAAAACGCCCTGCACTCGTTGCTTATATTGAAACAGATCTTGCAGGAAATGTATTAAAAGAAGCAACATTCAGCTCTGCTTGGGTAGAATCAAAAGCAAAACTTGCTTATAACGCTGTTTCTGACTATCTTGAACAGCAACCTAATGCGTGGCAACCAACCAACCAAAATGAAAAACAGCAGATTGATTGGCTACATCAATTTACTCTCGCTCGCATTGATTGGCGTAAAAAAAATGCCTTGTTATTTAAAGAACAAGGGGACTATTCCTTTGAGCTCAATGAAGACGGCTCAGTCAAAAATATTCATGTTGAATACCGCCGTATAGCTAATCAGATCATTGAAGAATCAATGATTTTATCCAACATTTGTGCTGCACAATATTTAGAAAAATATGCTCAAACAGGTATTTTTAATACGCATTTAGGCTTTGATCCGAAAAACTTAGAAAATGCAAAAACTTTTCTATTAGATACCCTTGCGACCGATCAAAATCGTTCAGAACTTAGCGAACGCTACGCCCCAGAACGCTTAGCAACGTTAGAAGGCTATTGCGAAATGCGTAGAGATATTGACCAATTTAGTGAAAATTTCTTAGAAATGCGGTTACGCCGTTATCTCACTTTTGCGGAATTTAAAAATAGTTCGGCTCCACATTTAGGGCTTGGTATTAGCCATTATGCAACGTGGACTTCGCCTATTCGTAAATATGGTGATATGGTCAATCATCGCCTGATTAAACAGATTTTACTCAATCAGCAGATTACCCCCGTAGAAGAAAACATTTTGGACCGTTTACAAGAAGCTCGTAAACAAAATAGAATGGTCGAACGAGATATTGCTGACTGGCTCTATGCTTGCTATTTATCGCCAAAAGTTGCAGAGAATATCGAATTTGAAGGTGAAATTCACGATGTTTCTCGAGGCGGTATTCGAGTCAAGATCTTAGAAAATGGGGCATCGCTCTTTGTGCCATTTTCAACGATACACCCAAATAAAGATGAAATGCAATTTAACCCTGAACATATTGCCTTATTTATCAATGGTGAAAAGCGGTATCAGATAGGACAAGCTGTTAAAGTTAAATTAAAAGAAGTACGGATCGAAACTCGTAGTATTGTTGGTGAATTAGTTATCTAG
- a CDS encoding YebC/PmpR family DNA-binding transcriptional regulator — translation MAGHSKWANIKHRKAAQDAQRGKIFTKLIRELVTAAKLGGADVNANPRLRTAVDKALASNMTRDTINRAIERGVGGGDDTNMETKVYEGYGPGGTAVMVECLSDNANRTISQVRPSFTKCGGNLGTEGSVGYLFSKKGLILIANADEDSLMEAAIDAGADDIQPQEDGSFEIYTAWEDLGRVRDGIEQAGFKIESADVTMIPSTTVDLDAETAPKLLKLIDMLEDCDDVQNVYHNGEISDEIAAML, via the coding sequence ATGGCAGGTCATAGTAAGTGGGCTAATATTAAGCACCGTAAAGCAGCGCAAGATGCACAGCGTGGTAAAATTTTTACTAAATTAATTCGTGAGTTAGTTACCGCAGCAAAATTAGGTGGAGCAGATGTTAATGCAAATCCTCGTTTGCGTACTGCTGTTGATAAGGCTCTAGCTAGTAATATGACACGTGATACAATCAACCGTGCGATTGAGCGTGGTGTTGGCGGTGGTGATGATACTAACATGGAAACCAAAGTTTATGAAGGCTATGGTCCAGGTGGTACAGCCGTAATGGTTGAATGTTTGAGTGATAATGCAAACCGTACTATTTCACAAGTTCGTCCAAGTTTTACTAAATGTGGTGGTAACTTAGGCACAGAAGGATCGGTTGGCTACTTGTTTAGTAAAAAAGGGCTAATTCTTATTGCAAATGCAGATGAAGATAGTCTAATGGAAGCCGCAATTGATGCGGGAGCAGATGATATTCAGCCACAAGAAGACGGTAGTTTTGAAATTTATACCGCTTGGGAAGATCTTGGTCGTGTTCGTGATGGTATTGAGCAGGCAGGATTTAAAATTGAATCAGCGGATGTTACAATGATTCCATCAACAACAGTCGATCTAGATGCAGAGACTGCGCCTAAGTTATTGAAATTAATTGATATGTTAGAAGATTGTGATGATGTACAAAATGTTTATCACAACGGTGAAATTAGTGACGAAATCGCTGCAATGTTATAA
- the yjjG gene encoding pyrimidine 5'-nucleotidase yields MKYQWVLFDADETLFSFNSYLGLKAIFSRENIDFSIEDYNAFQAVNQPLWVQYQNKEITAEELQRIRFEKLSQKTGKDPRVLNQELMEEMAVVSQPLEHVQTMLEALSHKVKMAIISNGFESLQHKRLVNTNTLHFFDIVMTSERAGIAKPDPLIFEAVFDQMGKVDLNRVLMVGDTLSSDIQGGINVGIDTCWYNPEEKLNELNIKPTYEIRSMLELIDIVDNKVKP; encoded by the coding sequence ATGAAATATCAATGGGTGTTATTTGATGCAGATGAAACATTATTTTCCTTTAATTCGTATTTAGGGTTAAAAGCGATATTTTCTCGAGAAAATATAGATTTTAGTATTGAAGATTATAATGCTTTTCAAGCGGTAAACCAGCCTCTTTGGGTACAGTATCAAAATAAAGAAATTACGGCTGAAGAATTGCAACGTATAAGGTTTGAGAAATTATCGCAAAAAACGGGAAAAGATCCGAGGGTATTAAATCAAGAGTTAATGGAAGAAATGGCGGTAGTTAGCCAACCCCTTGAACATGTTCAAACAATGTTAGAAGCATTATCTCATAAGGTAAAAATGGCGATTATTTCAAATGGGTTTGAGTCATTACAGCACAAGCGGTTAGTTAATACGAATACCTTGCATTTTTTTGATATTGTAATGACATCTGAACGAGCGGGTATAGCTAAGCCCGATCCTCTTATTTTTGAAGCGGTATTTGATCAAATGGGTAAGGTTGATCTGAATCGTGTATTGATGGTGGGGGATACGTTGAGTTCAGATATTCAAGGAGGGATTAATGTTGGAATTGATACTTGTTGGTATAATCCTGAAGAAAAGTTGAATGAATTAAATATAAAGCCAACGTATGAAATTCGTTCAATGCTAGAGCTGATTGATATTGTTGATAATAAAGTTAAACCATAA
- a CDS encoding SDR family oxidoreductase — protein MGFLTGKRILITGLASNRSIAYGIAMAMKREGAELAFTYLNDKLKGRVEEFAKEFGSDIVIPMDVATDESITNCFTELAKSWEKFDGFVHSIGFAPADQLEGDYVNAATREGFRIAHDISAYSFVAMAQAARPMLNPKSALLTLTYLGAERAIPNYNVMCLAKASLEASTRVMAADLGKEDIRVNAISAGPIRTLAASGIKDFKKMLSNFEKTAPLRRTVTIEDVGNSAAFLCSDLAGGITGEIVHVDAGFSVVAMGDIDAE, from the coding sequence ATGGGATTTTTAACGGGTAAACGTATTTTAATTACCGGATTAGCTAGCAACCGTTCAATCGCTTATGGCATTGCAATGGCAATGAAACGTGAAGGTGCAGAATTAGCTTTCACCTATTTAAATGACAAATTAAAAGGACGCGTAGAAGAATTTGCAAAAGAATTTGGTTCCGATATTGTAATACCAATGGATGTTGCAACCGATGAAAGTATTACAAACTGTTTTACAGAACTCGCTAAATCTTGGGAAAAATTTGACGGCTTTGTTCATTCAATCGGTTTTGCGCCAGCCGATCAACTTGAAGGCGATTATGTCAATGCAGCAACTCGTGAGGGCTTCCGTATTGCTCACGATATTAGTGCATATAGTTTTGTCGCAATGGCTCAAGCCGCTCGTCCAATGTTAAATCCTAAATCTGCACTTTTAACATTAACTTATTTAGGGGCTGAAAGAGCCATTCCTAATTACAATGTGATGTGCTTAGCAAAAGCTTCTCTTGAGGCGAGTACTCGTGTAATGGCAGCAGACTTAGGTAAAGAAGATATCCGTGTTAATGCGATTTCTGCTGGTCCAATCCGTACATTAGCAGCTTCTGGTATTAAAGATTTCAAAAAAATGTTATCTAATTTTGAAAAAACTGCCCCATTACGCCGTACGGTAACCATCGAAGATGTCGGTAATTCAGCGGCTTTCCTATGTTCTGATCTTGCAGGTGGAATTACAGGGGAAATTGTACACGTTGATGCAGGCTTTAGTGTTGTAGCTATGGGCGATATTGACGCTGAATAA
- the nudB gene encoding dihydroneopterin triphosphate diphosphatase, giving the protein MSYKNNQSVLVIIYAKSTQRVLMLQRVDDPEFWQSVTGTIEKGERPFETALREVKEETGIDVFAQNLSLYDCKKSVEFEIFAQFRYKYAPNIRYATEHWFLLPLEQEIIPVLSEHLAFQWLNVEQAVRLTKSPNNALAIQQYLAETN; this is encoded by the coding sequence ATGTCGTATAAGAATAATCAGTCAGTGCTAGTCATCATCTATGCGAAATCTACGCAACGAGTGCTGATGTTACAGCGGGTAGATGATCCAGAATTTTGGCAATCAGTTACGGGGACAATTGAAAAGGGAGAACGCCCTTTTGAAACAGCGCTTAGGGAGGTGAAAGAAGAGACAGGGATTGATGTATTTGCTCAGAATTTATCACTTTATGATTGTAAGAAAAGCGTTGAGTTTGAGATTTTTGCTCAATTCCGCTATAAATACGCCCCGAATATTCGTTATGCTACAGAGCATTGGTTTTTGCTCCCATTAGAGCAAGAGATTATACCCGTGTTAAGCGAACACCTCGCTTTTCAATGGCTAAACGTAGAACAAGCGGTGAGATTAACAAAATCACCTAATAATGCACTGGCGATTCAACAATATTTAGCAGAGACAAATTAA
- a CDS encoding branched-chain amino acid aminotransferase: protein MKRNTTMAKDIDWQNLGFSYIKTDYRFIARWKDGQWNEGELSTDNHLTIHEGSTALHYGQQCFEGLKAYRCKDGSINLFRPDQNAERMQRSCDRLLMPQVPTELFIRACKEVVKANNEWLAPYGTGAALYLRPFVIGVGENIGVRSAPEFIFCVFCCPVGAYFKGGLAPSNFLVSEFDRAAPAGTGAAKVGGNYAASLYPGKIAHDRHFADCIYLDPTTHTKIEEVGAANFFGITANNQFITPLSPSILPSITKYSLLYLAKERLGLETIEGDVYINQLDKFTEAGACGTAAVITPIGGIQYGDNFHIFYSEKEVGPITRRLYDELVGIQFGEIPAPEGWIVKVE from the coding sequence ATAAAAAGGAACACAACAATGGCAAAAGATATTGATTGGCAAAATCTTGGATTTAGCTATATTAAAACCGATTACCGTTTTATTGCACGTTGGAAAGATGGGCAATGGAACGAGGGGGAACTTTCTACCGATAATCATCTTACTATTCACGAAGGTTCAACAGCCCTTCACTATGGACAACAATGCTTTGAAGGCTTAAAAGCCTACCGCTGTAAAGACGGCTCAATCAACCTATTTCGACCAGATCAAAACGCAGAAAGAATGCAACGTAGTTGCGATCGCCTGTTGATGCCCCAAGTTCCTACAGAACTTTTTATCCGAGCTTGTAAAGAAGTTGTAAAAGCTAATAATGAATGGCTTGCCCCTTATGGAACAGGTGCAGCACTCTATTTACGCCCTTTTGTCATTGGCGTTGGTGAAAACATTGGTGTACGATCCGCACCAGAATTTATTTTCTGTGTATTTTGCTGTCCCGTTGGGGCTTATTTTAAAGGGGGGCTAGCTCCATCTAATTTCCTTGTCTCTGAATTTGACCGTGCAGCGCCTGCTGGTACAGGTGCTGCTAAAGTCGGTGGAAATTATGCCGCAAGCCTTTATCCTGGAAAAATTGCTCACGATCGTCATTTTGCTGACTGCATCTACCTTGATCCAACAACTCATACAAAAATTGAAGAAGTCGGTGCTGCAAACTTCTTTGGGATTACCGCTAATAATCAATTTATCACTCCACTTTCCCCTTCTATTTTACCGAGTATTACTAAATATTCTTTACTCTACCTTGCCAAAGAACGTTTAGGATTAGAAACCATTGAAGGCGATGTTTATATCAATCAGCTTGATAAATTTACTGAAGCAGGAGCTTGTGGAACGGCTGCTGTTATTACCCCTATTGGCGGTATTCAGTATGGCGATAACTTCCACATTTTTTACTCAGAAAAAGAAGTCGGCCCAATCACTAGACGTTTATATGATGAACTTGTTGGTATTCAATTTGGTGAAATTCCTGCACCAGAAGGTTGGATTGTAAAAGTCGAATAG
- a CDS encoding TonB-dependent hemoglobin/transferrin/lactoferrin family receptor, producing the protein MFQKNYLAVVIASVCSVATVSAESEVILPEIKVVVSSDDIQVDSMKVTKTEIERKQPRDLKALFADQLDVQVNDLQGSRSGNAGINIRGLEGNRVGMTIDGVPLPEAQDNKLFVTFGQDVGSGNTIEPMALRSATVTYSGSNNSLSGSVGFATLEPSDLIKNGNVGGFVATGYDSVDNSVYGSVGGAAKNDRYEGLVVATGRFGHETENKGTVGGEGPARTKADPADYKNNYVLVKNAYQVNDENKLKLTFEHQQKIKDSDVLSSAVLNSRTGPVPAMFNTDESRRARVSLEHEYISDTGIVQEANTHIYYQNANTLGYRNKPTKRTENSAVKDQSIGVSSDLVSKIDTAIPQSLHYGFSYQYSRLKNDINCPECSHPPYSTFIIDPSADIKQHKTHLYLEDEITLGDVVITPHVGVLNYRSNPSKSGHQQAASELIEVKNQNHTVFLPKFAINWKVLDAFEPYFQYSRGVKTPSSQELTSSFGHSGSYFLPNGQAGQYKYALVGNPNLRPELADNFSLGIKGRNDAVQYNVSGYYNKYRNFITTVNENTAGYSPLMQYANLEKAKIYGVTADAKVRVYGDFFVSGGVAYSKGTSQNSGEKAPINTIQPLKLKAGLGYEGETFGADIRLTHVSVKKDKDINIPAQETNPHSSAFYNPTRTVNLVDLGVYWKPVTNLMFTANLNNVFNKKYWNWADVSRFAVQKSSGGAGDTSMILNKDNADRYSAPGRNFNVGLRYEF; encoded by the coding sequence ATGTTTCAAAAGAATTACTTAGCAGTGGTTATTGCATCAGTATGCTCTGTCGCTACAGTTTCAGCAGAAAGTGAAGTAATATTACCTGAAATTAAAGTAGTTGTTTCATCGGATGATATACAAGTAGATTCGATGAAAGTTACTAAAACAGAGATTGAACGTAAGCAGCCTCGTGATTTAAAAGCATTATTTGCCGATCAATTAGATGTGCAAGTAAATGATTTACAAGGTTCTCGTTCTGGTAATGCCGGTATTAATATTCGTGGTCTAGAGGGTAACCGTGTTGGAATGACGATTGATGGTGTACCGTTACCTGAAGCACAAGACAACAAATTATTCGTTACATTTGGACAAGATGTTGGTTCTGGTAATACTATTGAACCAATGGCATTACGTTCAGCGACTGTAACATACAGTGGTTCAAATAATTCTCTTTCAGGTAGTGTGGGCTTTGCAACCCTTGAACCTAGTGATTTGATCAAAAATGGCAATGTTGGTGGCTTTGTTGCAACAGGTTATGATAGTGTTGATAATTCGGTATATGGCTCAGTAGGTGGAGCAGCGAAAAATGATCGTTATGAGGGGCTTGTTGTTGCCACAGGGCGTTTTGGCCATGAAACAGAAAATAAAGGTACCGTAGGTGGTGAAGGTCCTGCTCGTACTAAAGCAGACCCTGCAGATTATAAAAATAACTATGTATTAGTTAAAAATGCTTATCAAGTTAATGATGAAAATAAGTTAAAATTAACCTTTGAACATCAACAAAAAATAAAAGATTCGGATGTCCTTTCTAGTGCTGTTTTAAATAGTAGAACTGGTCCTGTTCCTGCTATGTTTAATACCGATGAAAGTCGCCGTGCGCGTGTTTCTTTAGAACATGAATATATCAGCGATACAGGTATTGTACAAGAAGCTAATACGCATATTTATTATCAAAATGCGAATACATTAGGCTATCGTAATAAACCAACAAAACGTACAGAGAATAGTGCTGTTAAAGATCAGTCTATTGGGGTTAGCTCTGATTTAGTTTCAAAAATTGATACAGCTATTCCTCAATCATTACATTATGGTTTTTCTTACCAGTATAGTCGTTTAAAAAATGATATTAATTGTCCAGAATGTAGTCATCCTCCATATTCTACGTTTATCATTGATCCATCAGCAGACATTAAACAACATAAGACACACCTTTATTTAGAAGATGAAATTACGCTAGGGGATGTTGTTATCACCCCACATGTTGGTGTATTAAACTATCGTTCAAATCCATCTAAATCAGGTCATCAACAAGCTGCTTCTGAGCTTATTGAAGTTAAAAACCAAAATCATACAGTTTTCTTACCAAAATTTGCGATTAACTGGAAAGTTTTAGACGCTTTCGAACCTTACTTCCAATATTCTCGTGGCGTTAAAACACCATCTTCACAAGAATTAACATCATCATTTGGACACTCAGGCTCCTACTTCCTTCCGAATGGACAAGCTGGGCAGTATAAATATGCGTTAGTTGGTAACCCGAATTTACGTCCAGAGCTAGCTGATAATTTTAGCTTAGGGATTAAAGGTAGAAATGATGCTGTCCAGTATAATGTGTCAGGTTATTACAACAAATATCGTAATTTTATTACAACAGTAAATGAAAATACGGCTGGATATAGCCCACTAATGCAATATGCTAATTTAGAAAAAGCTAAAATTTATGGTGTAACCGCAGATGCTAAAGTGCGTGTTTACGGTGATTTCTTTGTTTCTGGTGGCGTTGCGTATAGTAAAGGTACTTCACAAAATAGTGGTGAAAAGGCTCCGATCAATACTATTCAACCATTAAAACTTAAAGCAGGTTTAGGTTATGAAGGTGAGACATTTGGTGCAGACATTCGCTTGACTCATGTTAGTGTGAAGAAAGATAAGGATATTAACATTCCAGCTCAAGAAACGAATCCTCATAGTTCAGCGTTCTATAATCCAACTCGCACAGTTAATTTGGTTGATTTAGGCGTTTATTGGAAACCAGTGACGAACTTAATGTTTACCGCAAATTTGAATAATGTATTTAATAAAAAATACTGGAATTGGGCAGACGTATCTCGCTTTGCTGTACAAAAATCTTCTGGCGGTGCTGGTGATACTAGTATGATCTTAAATAAAGATAATGCAGATAGATATTCTGCACCAGGACGTAATTTCAATGTTGGTTTACGTTATGAGTTTTAA
- the ruvC gene encoding crossover junction endodeoxyribonuclease RuvC, whose translation MPIILGIDPGSRVTGYGVIRQTGRQLEYLGSGAIRTAVDDLPTRLKRIYAGVTEIIIQFQPDMFAIEQVFMAKNPDSALKLGQARGTAIVSAVNHNLPVFEYAARLVKQTVVGIGSADKIQVQDMVTRILQLSAKPQADAADALAIAITHAHSIQHSLSVAKQSAQAVSSEKEQTLALLKTRYSRGRFRLKG comes from the coding sequence ATGCCAATTATTTTAGGAATAGATCCTGGCTCACGAGTTACGGGTTATGGTGTTATTCGCCAAACAGGACGGCAGTTAGAATATCTTGGTAGTGGGGCAATTCGAACTGCCGTTGATGATTTACCTACTAGACTAAAGCGTATTTATGCAGGTGTTACAGAAATCATTATACAGTTTCAGCCAGATATGTTTGCCATTGAACAAGTTTTTATGGCGAAGAACCCTGATTCAGCTTTAAAGTTGGGGCAAGCTAGGGGAACAGCGATTGTATCTGCGGTAAATCACAATTTACCCGTTTTTGAATATGCTGCTCGTTTAGTAAAACAGACAGTGGTAGGCATAGGCTCTGCGGATAAAATCCAAGTGCAAGATATGGTTACTCGTATTTTACAGCTTTCAGCGAAACCGCAGGCTGATGCGGCTGATGCACTCGCTATTGCGATTACTCACGCCCATTCTATTCAACATTCGTTGAGTGTAGCAAAACAGAGTGCTCAGGCTGTCAGTAGCGAGAAAGAGCAGACATTGGCACTGCTGAAAACACGTTATAGCCGTGGACGTTTTCGGTTAAAAGGCTAA